A genomic region of Phenylobacterium parvum contains the following coding sequences:
- a CDS encoding GNAT family N-acetyltransferase yields MPSEAIHVRPAGPGDLASIHRFILDLAAYERLSHEVDATREGLARDLFGPSPRVFCDIAGIDGEPVGFALWFYNYSTFRGRHGIWLEDLFVRPEHRGAGAGLALLKALARRCREEGLARLEWSVLDWNAPAIGFYDSLGALAMDDWTTRRLTDDALEALAR; encoded by the coding sequence GTGCCGTCTGAGGCGATCCATGTCCGGCCAGCCGGGCCGGGGGATCTGGCGTCGATCCACCGGTTCATCCTGGACCTTGCGGCGTATGAGCGGCTTTCGCATGAGGTGGACGCCACCCGGGAAGGCCTGGCCCGGGACCTCTTCGGGCCCTCGCCGCGGGTCTTCTGCGACATCGCCGGCATCGACGGCGAGCCGGTTGGCTTCGCCCTCTGGTTCTACAACTACTCCACCTTCCGGGGACGGCACGGGATCTGGCTTGAGGACCTCTTCGTCAGGCCGGAGCACCGGGGAGCGGGGGCGGGCCTGGCCCTCCTGAAGGCCCTGGCCCGGCGCTGCCGGGAGGAGGGCCTGGCCCGTCTGGAATGGTCGGTGCTGGACTGGAACGCCCCGGCCATCGGCTTCTACGACTCGCTGGGCGCCCTTGCGATGGACGACTGGACGACCCGGCGGCTGACCGACGACGCCCTGGAGGCCCTGGCCCGATGA
- a CDS encoding GNAT family N-acetyltransferase, with protein sequence MSDPPVTVIRASPAEEADIRRRVREVDPASLGPDRVIATPAHAASLARMLADPRVSDPIYDLPRPITEASVRAWIEATAADQARGEAVLILSLDEAGEVAGYSRFSVWPDRSSAEIAGATRADRQNRGQGTAGAARSFGWMFEVLGVRLVGLTAALDNVRSARVIEAAGFRPMGERDSRRPDGTVRRSLYWEMTADEWRRVRDSREAPS encoded by the coding sequence ATGAGCGATCCTCCCGTCACCGTGATCCGGGCGAGCCCTGCCGAAGAGGCCGACATCCGCCGCCGGGTGCGGGAGGTCGATCCCGCCAGCCTGGGCCCGGACCGGGTGATCGCCACACCGGCCCATGCCGCCTCCCTGGCGCGGATGCTGGCCGATCCCAGGGTCTCGGACCCCATTTACGACCTGCCCCGGCCGATCACCGAGGCCAGCGTCCGGGCCTGGATCGAGGCGACGGCGGCGGACCAGGCGCGAGGCGAGGCGGTGCTGATCCTGTCCCTCGACGAGGCGGGCGAGGTCGCCGGCTATTCCCGTTTCAGCGTCTGGCCGGACAGGTCCTCGGCCGAGATCGCCGGCGCGACCCGGGCCGACAGGCAGAACCGCGGCCAGGGGACGGCGGGTGCAGCCCGGTCCTTCGGCTGGATGTTCGAGGTTCTGGGCGTGCGCCTGGTCGGCCTGACGGCGGCCCTGGACAATGTCCGCTCGGCCCGGGTGATCGAGGCCGCCGGCTTCCGTCCCATGGGCGAGCGCGACAGCCGCCGTCCCGACGGGACCGTCCGCCGCTCGCTCTACTGGGAGATGACCGCCGACGAATGGCGCCGGGTCCGCGACTCCAGGGAAGCGCCTTCGTGA
- a CDS encoding methylated-DNA--[protein]-cysteine S-methyltransferase, whose protein sequence is MKIDAPAPLRLSVSEVASPLGCIEVILDEAGIIRGLDFGSGLPRIRQRMSRLYPGLALRAGEAPSRVTEALEGYFEGAPDALARLDCATAGTRFQEQVWTALCDTPPGATRSYLDIALQVGSPKAVRAVGLANGSNPVSLLIPCHRVIGRSGALTGYAGGLERKAWLLDHEGASLESRTRRHSSAVISQ, encoded by the coding sequence ATGAAGATCGACGCCCCCGCGCCCCTCCGACTGAGCGTCTCGGAAGTCGCCTCGCCCCTCGGCTGCATCGAGGTGATCCTCGACGAGGCCGGGATCATCCGGGGCCTGGACTTCGGCTCCGGCCTCCCGCGGATCCGCCAGCGCATGTCGCGCCTCTACCCTGGCCTTGCCCTCCGGGCCGGCGAGGCGCCCTCCCGGGTGACCGAGGCCCTTGAGGGATACTTCGAGGGCGCCCCGGACGCCCTGGCCCGCCTCGACTGCGCCACTGCAGGGACGCGCTTCCAGGAGCAGGTCTGGACGGCCCTCTGCGACACTCCCCCCGGCGCAACCCGGAGCTATCTCGACATCGCGCTTCAGGTGGGCTCGCCAAAGGCGGTCCGGGCGGTGGGCCTGGCGAACGGATCAAACCCCGTGTCCCTGCTGATCCCCTGCCACCGGGTGATCGGCCGGTCAGGCGCCCTGACCGGCTATGCAGGTGGGCTGGAGCGCAAGGCCTGGCTCCTGGATCACGAAGGCGCTTCCCTGGAGTCGCGGACCCGGCGCCATTCGTCGGCGGTCATCTCCCAGTAG
- a CDS encoding DNA-3-methyladenine glycosylase 2 family protein, translating into MDLDPAASFRAFATRDIRLDGRLFAGVTTTGIYCRPVCPARTPRPENVRFFGSAAAAQHAGFRPCLRCRPETAPELGAWNGTANTVSRALALIDLGVLDSGGLQDLTRRLGVGERHLRRLFQEHLGASPVAVAQTRRLLMARRLVLETGLAMSEVALASGFGSIRRFNEAFQAACGHPPSSLRRRPGAEAGLADGVTLRLAYRPPYDWSRMLDFFAQRQVAGVERIDGQAYVRTLAVAGVAGVVRVEPGRGDNLSASLWFPDLRVLPRVLAQVRRVFDLALDPEPVLAHLGKDPDLGPLLARRPGLRAPGAWDGFEVAVRAILGQQVSVVAARGLAGRLAERHGVRLDFEPARRFGLDRLFPGPERLAGLDPESLPMPRARGRALAAIARMTLDDGQLFGPGQDLESAVRRLTALPGVGAWTAQYIAMRALREPDAFPHSDLALLRAAADPEGRRPTPEALLAQAEAWRPWRAYAAAHLWAKDADAASQSKGPAQ; encoded by the coding sequence ATGGACCTGGATCCCGCCGCCAGTTTTCGCGCCTTCGCCACCCGGGACATCCGTCTCGACGGACGGCTGTTCGCGGGTGTCACCACAACCGGAATCTACTGTCGGCCCGTCTGTCCGGCCCGTACGCCCAGGCCCGAGAACGTTCGTTTCTTTGGTTCCGCGGCGGCGGCCCAGCATGCGGGCTTCCGGCCCTGCCTGCGCTGCCGGCCGGAAACCGCCCCGGAACTCGGCGCCTGGAACGGCACGGCCAACACGGTCTCCAGGGCCCTGGCCCTGATCGACCTCGGGGTCCTCGACTCTGGCGGCCTCCAGGACCTGACCCGGCGCCTGGGCGTTGGAGAACGACATCTCAGGCGGCTCTTCCAGGAACACCTCGGGGCCTCCCCGGTCGCGGTGGCCCAGACACGGCGGCTTCTCATGGCCCGGCGCCTGGTCCTGGAGACCGGCCTCGCCATGTCCGAGGTGGCCCTCGCCTCGGGCTTCGGCAGCATCCGGCGGTTCAACGAGGCCTTCCAGGCCGCCTGCGGCCATCCGCCCTCGAGCCTGCGCAGGCGCCCTGGCGCCGAGGCGGGCTTGGCCGATGGGGTAACCCTCCGGCTCGCCTACCGGCCTCCCTACGACTGGTCCCGTATGCTGGACTTCTTCGCCCAGCGGCAGGTGGCGGGTGTCGAGCGGATCGACGGCCAGGCATATGTGCGGACACTGGCGGTCGCGGGCGTCGCCGGAGTGGTCCGGGTCGAGCCCGGGCGGGGCGACAACCTGTCGGCCAGCCTCTGGTTTCCTGACCTCCGCGTCCTTCCCCGGGTTCTGGCACAGGTGCGGCGGGTATTCGACCTCGCCCTCGACCCTGAGCCCGTCCTGGCGCACCTGGGCAAGGATCCGGATCTTGGCCCGCTCCTCGCCCGGCGGCCGGGCCTTCGGGCGCCGGGCGCCTGGGACGGCTTCGAAGTGGCGGTCAGGGCCATCCTCGGCCAGCAGGTGTCGGTCGTCGCCGCCCGGGGCCTGGCGGGTCGACTGGCGGAGCGCCACGGCGTTCGCCTCGACTTCGAGCCGGCCCGCCGGTTCGGCCTGGACAGGCTGTTCCCGGGACCGGAGCGCCTCGCCGGCCTCGACCCGGAGTCCCTGCCCATGCCCCGGGCCCGGGGCCGGGCCCTGGCGGCCATCGCCCGCATGACCCTGGACGACGGCCAGCTGTTCGGCCCCGGCCAGGACCTCGAAAGCGCCGTCCGCAGGCTCACGGCCCTACCTGGGGTCGGAGCCTGGACCGCCCAGTACATCGCCATGCGCGCCCTGCGCGAGCCCGACGCCTTCCCGCACTCGGACCTGGCCCTCCTGAGGGCGGCGGCAGACCCGGAAGGTCGCAGGCCCACCCCGGAAGCCCTGCTGGCGCAGGCCGAGGCCTGGCGCCCCTGGCGGGCCTACGCCGCCGCCCACCTCTGGGCAAAGGACGCGGACGCCGCATCCCAAAGCAAAGGACCTGCCCAATGA